Proteins co-encoded in one candidate division WOR-3 bacterium genomic window:
- a CDS encoding PrsW family intramembrane metalloprotease encodes MILYFLFGLLGIIFSTAVLVIFLRWFDRYEKEPIPLLAFAFFWGLIPAVVFSIILEIIFSQPLQLNGKSDLAQSFFSVSVIAPIVEEFVKGIFLFLLFLFFRKNIDDELDGAIYGAMSGFGFALTEDVLYFIKTLENGIAQGYFNVFLRSFLFGSNHAFWTSIIGFAWGWALLSRNKIKGFLVVLTSWFAAVFLHSLHNTCTILVPHTYCLSIFVDFFFNFGGLVLLLVVLTLIHKKEGKRIEKYLSPEVSSGLISKENLSMIISTYRRSSARLKALKNGGKKENKKLGEFLQTASELSFKRFRAENGSDKKLVTQISELAKKFASLAPEVKKWLVK; translated from the coding sequence ATGATTCTTTACTTTTTATTCGGCCTTCTTGGGATAATATTTTCAACTGCCGTCCTTGTTATTTTTCTCAGGTGGTTTGACAGATACGAAAAGGAACCTATTCCTCTTCTCGCTTTTGCTTTTTTTTGGGGACTTATCCCCGCGGTTGTTTTTTCAATTATTTTGGAGATAATATTTTCCCAACCTCTTCAGCTCAATGGAAAGTCTGATCTGGCGCAATCTTTTTTTTCCGTAAGCGTCATAGCTCCGATCGTAGAAGAATTCGTCAAAGGTATTTTTCTTTTTTTACTTTTTTTATTTTTCAGAAAAAACATAGACGACGAACTCGACGGCGCTATTTACGGGGCGATGAGCGGCTTCGGATTTGCTCTCACCGAAGACGTTTTGTACTTTATTAAAACGCTTGAAAACGGCATAGCCCAAGGATATTTCAACGTTTTTTTGAGAAGCTTTTTGTTCGGTTCCAACCACGCGTTTTGGACATCTATTATCGGCTTTGCTTGGGGCTGGGCTCTTTTGTCGAGAAATAAAATCAAAGGTTTTTTGGTTGTTTTGACTTCATGGTTTGCGGCTGTTTTCTTGCACAGCCTTCACAACACCTGCACAATTCTCGTGCCTCATACGTATTGCCTCTCCATATTCGTCGACTTTTTCTTCAATTTCGGTGGGCTCGTGCTTCTGCTTGTCGTTTTGACCCTAATACATAAAAAAGAGGGAAAGCGGATAGAAAAGTACCTTTCCCCCGAAGTTTCATCAGGTCTTATAAGCAAAGAGAATTTGTCAATGATAATCTCCACTTACAGGCGTTCATCGGCTCGTTTAAAAGCTCTGAAGAATGGAGGAAAAAAAGAAAACAAGAAATTGGGGGAATTTTTACAGACCGCTTCGGAATTGTCTTTCAAACGTTTCAGGGCAGAAAATGGTTCTGACAAAAAGCTCGTAACCCAAATATCCGAACTCGCCAAAAAATTCGCCTCTCTCGCGCCAGAAGTTAAAAAATGGCTTGTCAAGTAA
- a CDS encoding tetratricopeptide repeat protein, whose translation MTQKISELSFSKKFLFFTLLFLVVVITYSPSLFNGLCYDDITLIEKNALVKNFDIRGIFSKDLFNITRGESPYYRPLIPLVFAIENLIWSTKWGFYHLDNIVLHFLASLLVYKLVKRILSLDMKSNNYKLFKTKKPKDEKSVFFWSISSAFFFALHPANSQTVYWLSARGDLFVTLAVLTGCVWIGKKSKWAYLILPVSFFLALFSKETGVLFLLVLALYYFLFLRDKITVQKVLFYALSVLPVFLLYLFLRKMAVSVSPFTPVDESFWTRDDGLLKLYMTIPSILGYYVFRTIFPYFLNFETGINLFRSALDVQFIFGLICAVFSFAALYFYRKNRLFLWGFLFWFLPLLPVMNFIPMFESGMEHYLYLPVAGLSILPLFVFFKSKLTKAVWILLLISFSLTVYLRGSAWKNNLTLFTDSSKKTGENCKQGWIRSRNNLGTAYLDLAIGGFDFEVNVKKADSLYSEITDAYPDYGGAYIGRGDVAYVSLDYQKAIQFYSRALEIYPRNYFLMNKLGIVHSCLGDYSQAEKMFGNALEINPGYVDPKVNLAKIFFIRGQVQAASELLDGLPETPSTEGLVKSLKLSISASQGFIDRDADSEDLITAVEILAEAGMSEEKLALAEVIHQRFPSDSDALYNLSLIYLSDMEDFESGLEKLRQGDSQFPADYRFKRELAVFYVIRGDSVSAAYYFGRVLELSPENPEAERMKDFIEKVKN comes from the coding sequence TTGACCCAAAAAATCAGCGAACTCAGTTTTTCAAAAAAGTTTTTATTTTTCACGCTTCTTTTTTTGGTTGTCGTCATAACTTATTCTCCATCTTTGTTCAACGGCCTCTGTTACGACGACATAACCCTGATTGAAAAAAACGCTCTTGTGAAAAATTTCGACATCCGAGGAATATTTTCAAAAGATCTTTTCAACATCACTCGAGGTGAATCGCCTTACTACAGACCTTTGATCCCTCTAGTATTCGCTATTGAAAATTTGATTTGGAGCACCAAGTGGGGTTTTTATCATTTAGACAATATTGTTCTGCACTTCTTGGCTTCACTTTTGGTTTACAAACTCGTGAAGAGAATATTGTCTTTAGACATGAAATCAAATAATTACAAACTTTTCAAAACAAAAAAGCCTAAAGATGAAAAGAGTGTTTTCTTCTGGTCTATCAGCTCAGCCTTTTTTTTCGCCCTTCATCCTGCGAACTCGCAAACTGTCTATTGGCTTTCCGCCAGAGGGGACCTTTTTGTGACATTGGCTGTTTTGACTGGTTGCGTTTGGATTGGAAAAAAAAGCAAATGGGCATATTTAATTTTGCCTGTGTCGTTTTTTCTGGCGTTATTCAGCAAAGAGACTGGTGTTCTGTTCTTGCTTGTGCTGGCCCTTTATTATTTTTTGTTTTTGAGAGATAAAATTACCGTTCAAAAAGTCCTGTTTTACGCTCTTTCAGTTTTACCGGTGTTTTTGTTGTATTTGTTTCTGAGAAAAATGGCGGTTTCCGTTTCGCCTTTCACACCGGTGGACGAAAGTTTTTGGACAAGAGATGACGGGTTGTTGAAGCTTTACATGACGATTCCGTCAATTTTGGGGTATTATGTTTTCAGAACCATATTCCCCTATTTTTTGAATTTCGAAACAGGAATAAACCTTTTCAGATCAGCTCTGGACGTGCAGTTTATTTTCGGACTTATCTGTGCCGTATTTTCTTTTGCCGCGCTGTATTTTTATAGAAAGAACAGACTTTTTTTATGGGGCTTTTTGTTTTGGTTTCTTCCCCTGCTGCCGGTTATGAATTTCATTCCGATGTTCGAATCAGGGATGGAACACTACCTTTACCTGCCTGTTGCGGGTTTATCGATTTTGCCGCTTTTTGTTTTCTTTAAGAGCAAATTGACAAAAGCGGTTTGGATTTTGTTGCTGATTTCTTTCTCATTGACTGTTTATTTGAGAGGTTCCGCGTGGAAAAACAACCTTACACTTTTCACGGATTCTTCGAAAAAGACGGGAGAAAATTGCAAACAAGGATGGATAAGATCGCGAAACAATCTCGGCACAGCGTATCTCGATTTGGCGATCGGCGGTTTTGATTTCGAAGTTAATGTTAAAAAAGCTGACTCGCTTTACAGCGAAATTACAGACGCTTATCCTGATTACGGGGGGGCTTATATAGGGAGGGGAGATGTTGCTTACGTTTCACTGGATTATCAGAAAGCCATACAGTTTTATTCCAGAGCTCTTGAAATATACCCGAGAAATTATTTTTTGATGAATAAACTGGGGATAGTCCATTCTTGTCTCGGGGACTATTCACAAGCCGAAAAGATGTTCGGGAATGCGCTGGAAATAAACCCCGGGTATGTTGATCCGAAAGTAAACCTCGCGAAGATATTTTTCATCAGAGGTCAAGTCCAAGCAGCTTCGGAACTTTTGGATGGCCTGCCTGAAACCCCTTCAACCGAGGGTTTGGTGAAGTCGTTGAAGCTATCGATATCCGCTTCGCAGGGTTTTATTGATCGAGACGCGGATTCTGAAGACCTCATAACGGCTGTTGAAATATTGGCAGAAGCGGGGATGTCAGAAGAAAAATTAGCTCTTGCTGAAGTCATCCACCAGAGATTTCCATCCGATTCCGACGCGCTCTATAACCTTTCACTGATTTACCTTTCGGATATGGAAGATTTCGAATCGGGTCTTGAAAAACTTCGACAAGGTGATTCGCAGTTTCCCGCAGACTACAGGTTTAAACGGGAACTCGCAGTCTTTTACGTTATCAGAGGCGACAGCGTCAGTGCGGCTTATTACTTTGGCAGAGTGCTCGAACTGAGCCCTGAGAATCCTGAAGCTGAAAGAATGAAGGATTTTATAGAAAAGGTAAAAAATTGA
- a CDS encoding methyltransferase domain-containing protein: MKPDEIKNCADLNKKFYEENSMSFSFSRRFSDPAWNLIFDDFSSKKTRLSILDLGCGNGRFLDYFSKKFPYYRIKYLGIDQSEEMLRIARENFKSSNGVSFQKSPISSDYIGNFKEYFNIVLALGLLHHIPERRLDFLVSLCKILEHEGLAVVSLWNFENISKGKKTPLEDSRNDFLLSWNGEKERRYCHSFSPDEVVDLCSELKNKGYRTEVFRAERKNGGVDFLLKIQKQSELKRGVFK; this comes from the coding sequence ATGAAGCCAGATGAAATAAAAAATTGCGCTGATTTAAACAAAAAATTCTACGAAGAGAATTCAATGTCGTTTTCTTTTTCAAGACGTTTCAGCGATCCGGCGTGGAATCTGATTTTCGATGATTTTAGCAGTAAAAAGACGCGCCTTTCCATCCTCGATCTAGGATGCGGTAACGGCAGGTTTTTGGATTATTTTTCGAAAAAATTTCCATATTACAGGATCAAATATCTCGGAATAGACCAAAGCGAAGAAATGCTTCGAATCGCCCGTGAAAATTTCAAAAGCTCTAATGGCGTTTCTTTTCAAAAATCGCCTATCAGCTCTGATTACATAGGGAATTTCAAAGAATATTTCAACATTGTCCTCGCTTTGGGCTTGCTTCACCATATTCCTGAAAGAAGACTGGATTTTCTGGTCTCTCTTTGCAAAATTCTCGAACATGAGGGTTTAGCTGTCGTCTCACTCTGGAACTTTGAAAACATTTCAAAAGGCAAAAAGACCCCTTTGGAAGACTCCCGGAACGACTTTCTTTTGAGCTGGAATGGAGAGAAGGAAAGACGTTACTGCCACAGTTTCAGCCCAGATGAAGTCGTTGATCTTTGTTCGGAGTTGAAAAACAAGGGATACCGCACAGAAGTATTCAGAGCGGAAAGAAAAAACGGCGGGGTTGATTTTTTGTTAAAAATCCAAAAACAGTCAGAATTGAAAAGGGGGGTGTTTAAGTGA
- a CDS encoding tRNA uridine(34) 5-carboxymethylaminomethyl modification radical SAM/GNAT enzyme Elp3, with product MTIQKYHVNLDDSNLYSAVLSLKNMKNPKDTDVRKILRKYPKQGRGFFAKAEIFKLYRKLALEGSIERNAALEKILVTKPTRSSSGISAVTVMTKPFPCPGKCLFCPEEKGMPKSYISSEPGSMRAKQSNFDPHGQVLSRLTALSETGHNTGKSEIIVLGGSFSSYEKRYRIDFTTGIYEALNEFKTNEGLQESHANEQNKLRGSMDSLVSVQKENENSPTRCVGLSFETRVDLIDRDETVFMRRLGATKIQIGVQSLDEDVLAQNRVGFKTKDITRAFSFLRGAGFKIQAHVMVNLLGSNPQKDIMTYKNLFQSPLCPDEVKIYPVAVVYNSPLYSKYARGEYTYYKQRDLLDTLSKMLCATPNYCRVNRIVRDIPKNCTVGDSPPNNLREKVEEILRDSGRNDLNIRNREIRRNKIFGEIKINVTSYFSGVFEEKFIECVDGKNKLTGFLRLSLVPDACRQISENQGFTLDELKNSAVIRELHVYGEPAQIGEYDFSKSQHRGIGKMLVRAARRISKERGYRVLSVISSVGTRNYYRGIGFKDGDMYQHMPI from the coding sequence ATGACCATACAAAAATATCACGTAAATCTCGACGATTCAAATCTTTATTCAGCGGTTTTGTCCCTGAAAAACATGAAGAATCCCAAGGATACTGATGTGAGAAAAATACTGAGGAAATATCCAAAGCAAGGGCGAGGATTTTTTGCCAAAGCAGAGATCTTTAAACTTTACAGAAAACTGGCACTTGAAGGGAGCATAGAAAGAAACGCAGCCCTGGAGAAGATACTCGTCACGAAGCCAACCAGATCTTCATCCGGTATTTCCGCCGTCACTGTAATGACAAAACCTTTTCCGTGCCCTGGAAAGTGCCTGTTTTGCCCCGAAGAAAAGGGAATGCCAAAAAGTTATATATCGAGCGAGCCTGGATCGATGAGGGCGAAACAAAGCAATTTTGACCCTCATGGGCAGGTTTTGAGCCGACTCACCGCATTAAGCGAGACGGGGCACAACACCGGAAAATCAGAGATTATTGTACTTGGGGGCAGTTTCAGTTCTTATGAGAAGAGATACAGAATAGATTTCACGACAGGAATTTATGAAGCCCTTAACGAATTCAAGACCAATGAGGGGTTGCAAGAATCCCATGCTAATGAGCAAAACAAGCTCCGAGGCTCAATGGATTCTCTTGTTTCGGTTCAGAAAGAGAATGAAAATTCACCGACGAGGTGCGTGGGACTCTCTTTTGAGACGAGGGTCGACCTTATAGACAGAGACGAAACTGTTTTTATGAGAAGGCTAGGCGCCACAAAAATCCAGATAGGCGTCCAGTCTCTCGACGAGGATGTTTTAGCCCAGAACAGAGTAGGTTTCAAAACCAAAGACATAACCAGGGCATTCTCCTTTTTGAGGGGAGCTGGTTTCAAGATTCAGGCGCACGTAATGGTCAATCTGCTGGGGTCAAATCCGCAAAAAGACATAATGACGTACAAAAATCTTTTCCAAAGTCCTCTATGCCCGGACGAAGTCAAAATATACCCTGTCGCGGTTGTTTATAACAGCCCACTTTATTCGAAATACGCAAGGGGTGAATACACTTACTATAAACAGAGGGATCTCCTTGATACTCTTTCGAAAATGCTGTGCGCGACTCCAAACTACTGCCGAGTTAACAGAATAGTCAGGGATATACCAAAAAACTGCACGGTGGGGGATTCACCTCCCAACAATTTAAGGGAAAAGGTTGAAGAGATTTTAAGGGACTCCGGCAGAAACGACTTGAATATAAGGAACCGCGAAATTAGAAGGAATAAAATTTTCGGAGAAATAAAAATTAATGTCACCTCTTATTTCAGCGGCGTTTTTGAGGAAAAATTCATCGAGTGCGTCGACGGAAAAAATAAATTGACGGGTTTTCTAAGGCTTTCTCTGGTTCCCGATGCTTGTCGCCAAATCTCAGAAAACCAAGGATTCACTTTAGATGAATTGAAAAATTCGGCGGTGATTAGAGAACTTCATGTCTATGGGGAGCCTGCTCAAATAGGAGAATACGATTTTTCAAAGAGTCAACACCGGGGGATTGGAAAGATGCTTGTCAGGGCAGCTCGCAGAATTTCCAAGGAGAGAGGGTACAGGGTTTTATCTGTTATTTCATCCGTAGGTACGAGGAATTACTACCGAGGGATTGGATTCAAAGACGGAGATATGTATCAGCATATGCCCATTTGA
- a CDS encoding AEC family transporter, which translates to MLDILLRMVPFFASFFLGFAAKSLKIIEEKDARTLLKIFFYFIFPFLAFRILHDVEISSNQILLPFVSFTILISLFFVSVFLSKVILSKKIKRSESVAFILAVSIMNTSFIMPFVNEFAGEKGLTSLMIFDIGNMVVIATFLFAFSSYSATRSFGRTAVNLMLSPPIWAVLSAFIFNFFNIKSPAVLDQTLLFLEKPAFPMVLFSLGALLDFKILLSKTAVSAVAMRMILGFAIGFAVINAIDLQWAEKFVVIMAASSPCGFNSVVYSSLHGHDAKTAAASVSLSLLLSLMSLPVLVYIFTK; encoded by the coding sequence TTGCTGGATATTCTTTTGAGGATGGTTCCGTTTTTCGCGTCATTTTTTTTGGGCTTCGCTGCCAAGAGCTTGAAAATAATTGAAGAGAAAGACGCGAGAACGCTTTTAAAAATATTTTTTTATTTTATATTCCCTTTTCTCGCCTTTAGAATACTACATGATGTCGAGATCAGCTCGAATCAGATCCTGCTGCCTTTTGTATCCTTTACGATTTTGATCTCTCTTTTTTTCGTTTCAGTTTTTTTGTCTAAAGTTATTTTGTCTAAAAAAATCAAAAGAAGCGAATCCGTCGCTTTTATACTTGCAGTCTCTATTATGAACACGAGTTTTATAATGCCTTTCGTAAACGAATTCGCCGGAGAAAAGGGCTTGACTTCACTCATGATTTTCGACATAGGCAACATGGTTGTCATTGCAACCTTTCTTTTCGCGTTTTCAAGCTATTCGGCGACGAGATCTTTTGGCAGGACAGCCGTCAATTTGATGCTCTCCCCACCAATTTGGGCTGTTTTATCCGCTTTTATCTTCAACTTTTTCAACATCAAGTCTCCTGCGGTATTGGATCAGACACTTTTGTTTCTCGAAAAACCGGCTTTCCCCATGGTGCTTTTTTCTCTCGGCGCTCTTCTAGATTTTAAAATTTTATTGAGTAAAACTGCCGTCAGTGCCGTAGCGATGAGGATGATTTTGGGTTTCGCTATTGGATTTGCGGTCATCAATGCAATAGATCTTCAGTGGGCGGAGAAATTTGTAGTGATAATGGCAGCATCATCTCCCTGCGGTTTCAATTCTGTGGTTTATTCTTCTCTTCATGGACACGATGCCAAAACTGCGGCGGCATCAGTGTCCTTATCGCTCTTGTTGAGCTTAATGAGCCTGCCCGTTCTGGTTTATATTTTCACTAAATAA
- a CDS encoding ABC transporter ATP-binding protein: protein MRFHRNDDLLEKESRKYTTVELITRVFPFIKPFLGQFFAATLLLLIVTTCNLAAPLILKEVVDKAIPDKNVSEVLVLALLFTAVFVFSVLVSYSQIMMMTKIGLSIIRDLKAKLFDHLMTLSMYYYDENPTGKLMARVESDTERVRMLFSDVSMSLVANMLMFTGTVFIMMKTNLKLTLMVMVFLLPVAFTTYFFLNLTRKLTSRVRSSFARMTAFITEYVRAVQILQIFKATEMAQEKMHEVGKDFLRKEVKAYTVEYVYWSFIGACEILVVIIILIGGKSGLSTGVITIGTVILFVEYTRRLFMPLVQFSETLNQVQRAFASADRIFSILDTKTKTPDGVLGMDDFPENWRELAFENVWFKYKEEWVLKGVSFTIPKGAMWAIVGASGSGKTTLISLLMRYYEPTHGSIKIGGVDIRNFKLEVWRSKIGLVLQNVSLFSGTLSENLTVFNPEISNHAQLKALDKVHAREIVEKFPNGIEEEISEGGLNISMGERQLLCFARAVLYNPPILVLDEATSSVDPGTEKKIQEATSILTEGRTSIVVAHRLSTITNAKKIIVLQKGEIVEEGDHQALLKSEGIYASLYRLQEGEIIYD from the coding sequence ATGCGATTTCACAGAAACGACGATCTGCTCGAAAAAGAGTCGAGAAAATACACAACTGTTGAACTGATTACAAGAGTATTTCCTTTCATCAAACCTTTCCTGGGTCAATTTTTCGCAGCGACTCTGCTGCTTTTGATAGTCACGACGTGCAACTTAGCGGCTCCTTTAATTTTGAAGGAGGTGGTCGATAAAGCGATACCCGATAAAAATGTATCTGAAGTATTGGTTTTAGCCCTGCTTTTCACCGCTGTATTCGTGTTTTCGGTTCTTGTCTCCTATTCTCAGATCATGATGATGACAAAAATCGGTCTTTCGATAATAAGAGATTTAAAGGCAAAATTATTTGATCATTTGATGACTTTGTCCATGTATTATTACGATGAAAATCCTACAGGAAAACTGATGGCTCGCGTGGAAAGCGACACAGAGCGTGTGAGAATGCTATTCAGCGATGTCTCCATGTCTCTTGTCGCGAATATGCTTATGTTCACTGGAACTGTTTTCATCATGATGAAAACAAATTTGAAATTGACTCTGATGGTCATGGTTTTTCTTCTGCCCGTGGCTTTCACTACATATTTTTTTCTTAACCTCACGAGAAAACTTACGTCCAGAGTAAGGTCGAGCTTCGCGAGAATGACTGCTTTTATAACCGAGTACGTAAGGGCTGTTCAGATACTTCAGATATTCAAAGCAACTGAAATGGCTCAGGAGAAAATGCATGAAGTCGGTAAAGATTTTCTGAGAAAAGAGGTTAAAGCGTACACCGTTGAATATGTTTATTGGAGTTTCATTGGCGCGTGTGAAATTTTGGTTGTGATAATTATTTTGATCGGAGGTAAAAGCGGCCTTTCGACAGGTGTAATAACAATTGGAACCGTAATCCTTTTTGTCGAATACACGAGAAGACTTTTTATGCCTCTTGTCCAGTTTTCGGAGACTCTAAACCAAGTTCAGAGGGCTTTTGCCTCGGCTGACAGAATATTCTCAATACTCGACACAAAGACAAAGACTCCCGACGGCGTCCTCGGCATGGATGATTTTCCCGAAAACTGGAGAGAACTCGCTTTTGAAAACGTCTGGTTTAAATACAAAGAAGAGTGGGTTTTAAAAGGGGTCAGTTTTACGATCCCCAAAGGAGCCATGTGGGCTATTGTGGGAGCGAGCGGAAGCGGGAAAACGACGCTGATAAGCCTTTTAATGAGGTATTACGAACCGACACACGGTTCGATTAAAATCGGCGGGGTTGACATTAGGAATTTTAAATTGGAAGTCTGGAGGTCAAAAATCGGACTTGTCCTGCAAAACGTAAGCCTTTTTTCAGGGACACTTTCTGAAAATCTTACGGTTTTCAACCCCGAGATTTCAAATCACGCCCAATTAAAAGCACTGGATAAAGTTCACGCCCGTGAAATCGTCGAAAAGTTTCCCAATGGAATAGAAGAGGAAATAAGCGAAGGAGGACTCAACATCTCGATGGGTGAAAGGCAATTGCTCTGTTTTGCCAGGGCGGTCTTGTACAACCCTCCAATTCTTGTCCTCGACGAAGCGACTTCTTCGGTGGATCCCGGGACCGAAAAAAAGATACAGGAAGCTACGAGCATCTTGACAGAAGGAAGAACTTCAATAGTTGTCGCTCACAGGCTGAGCACAATTACCAACGCCAAAAAGATCATTGTGCTCCAAAAAGGAGAGATTGTCGAAGAAGGAGACCACCAAGCACTGTTGAAATCCGAAGGCATATACGCGAGTCTTTACAGGCTGCAAGAAGGTGAAATCATATATGATTAA
- a CDS encoding ABC transporter ATP-binding protein, translating into MHKLHIAFLFIFTIVSSVVALSFPLVFKFLLDEIESALSGTSMSIDFRNTLLFLAALALAKFVAGLYPGARAWLNSKIGLNVRDTVFRNMLIKDHNFFNRFRPGDLATRLTDDIVEHPRIAWFSCSAVFRALESSSKLVFCLAVMFYMNRQLTLIAISPLPLMLYLFYVVQSRLGREVMENRKATSRTNDLLDSTFAGISIIKAYRAEKGQKKRLKTLLDRRLKIDLRITKYMMIVHSAYNVLGQIGKVIVMFVGGIFVVRGAIGIGEFYAFYVYLDMILAPMMDIPNLFVTSKQAFVSIDRENEILDFPVVEKHTGSKILNTVDGVCFENAGFVYENGKGVSSVSFSASKGQIISVVGEIGSGKSTLLKMASTLLPVCHGGYFINGLRVEEFTRESFLSKLGYVPQESTLFSESIGENVRIGRNIANDEVLESLSAVRITSDEILGGAYAKLQQAGVGVSGGQKQRIAIARAIAGNPSIILFDDCTSALDSKNEESLWRYLKSAFTGSIIIVVSHRLATIKQSDKVVFIHRGKQLAFEKHEELMKTSGLYRIILASEAK; encoded by the coding sequence ATGCACAAGCTTCATATAGCCTTTTTGTTTATTTTCACAATAGTGTCCAGCGTTGTCGCCTTATCTTTTCCGCTGGTTTTCAAATTTCTTCTCGACGAGATAGAAAGCGCGTTGTCGGGGACATCCATGAGCATCGATTTCAGAAACACGCTTTTGTTTCTCGCCGCACTAGCGTTGGCGAAATTCGTCGCCGGTCTGTATCCGGGCGCGAGAGCTTGGCTTAATTCCAAAATCGGTTTGAACGTCAGGGACACCGTTTTTAGAAATATGTTGATAAAGGATCACAATTTTTTCAACAGATTCAGGCCTGGCGATCTCGCGACGAGGTTGACAGATGACATAGTCGAGCACCCGAGGATAGCTTGGTTCAGCTGCTCGGCGGTTTTCAGGGCTCTGGAATCTTCTTCAAAACTGGTTTTTTGTCTCGCGGTGATGTTTTACATGAACAGACAACTGACCCTCATTGCCATTTCTCCTCTTCCCTTAATGCTTTATTTATTCTATGTCGTTCAGAGCAGACTCGGCAGGGAAGTCATGGAAAACAGAAAAGCGACGAGTCGAACAAACGACCTTTTAGACAGCACTTTTGCAGGGATTTCAATCATAAAAGCGTACAGAGCTGAAAAAGGTCAGAAAAAGAGGCTTAAAACCCTTTTGGACAGAAGGTTGAAAATTGACCTCAGGATAACGAAGTACATGATGATTGTCCATTCCGCGTATAACGTACTCGGACAAATCGGCAAAGTGATTGTAATGTTTGTGGGAGGAATATTTGTTGTCAGAGGCGCTATCGGAATCGGTGAGTTTTACGCTTTTTACGTCTATCTCGACATGATCCTCGCACCTATGATGGATATACCTAACCTTTTCGTGACATCGAAGCAAGCTTTTGTCTCGATAGACAGAGAAAACGAAATACTCGATTTTCCGGTTGTGGAAAAGCACACGGGTTCAAAAATTTTAAACACAGTGGATGGTGTCTGCTTTGAAAACGCGGGTTTTGTCTACGAGAACGGCAAAGGCGTCAGCTCAGTCAGTTTTTCGGCTTCGAAAGGGCAGATAATATCTGTTGTCGGAGAAATCGGAAGTGGAAAGAGCACCCTACTCAAAATGGCATCCACGCTACTGCCTGTATGTCATGGGGGATATTTTATAAACGGCTTAAGGGTTGAAGAGTTTACGAGAGAATCATTTCTTTCAAAATTAGGATATGTCCCTCAAGAATCAACCCTATTCAGCGAAAGTATTGGCGAGAATGTCAGGATAGGAAGAAACATAGCAAATGACGAGGTACTGGAATCCCTCTCGGCAGTGAGGATTACTTCAGATGAAATCCTGGGAGGCGCTTATGCTAAATTGCAGCAAGCCGGGGTCGGGGTCAGTGGGGGGCAAAAACAAAGGATCGCGATAGCGAGAGCAATAGCCGGGAACCCCTCGATAATCCTTTTCGACGACTGCACCTCAGCTCTTGATTCAAAAAACGAAGAGTCTCTCTGGAGATATTTAAAAAGCGCTTTTACCGGTTCGATTATTATTGTAGTAAGCCATAGGTTGGCGACAATAAAACAGTCGGATAAGGTGGTTTTCATTCACAGGGGAAAGCAGCTCGCTTTCGAAAAGCATGAAGAGCTTATGAAAACGAGCGGCCTTTACAGAATTATTCTCGCCTCGGAGGCAAAATAA